A genomic stretch from Natronincola ferrireducens includes:
- the pabB gene encoding aminodeoxychorismate synthase component I: MRIEKINTSLDSFQLYTIFKDRSYSFFLDSGMDYDKLGKYSFIGFDPCVVFKSKNDKIDILEGDRRQIYYGNPFDKLKEIYKKYQMDYSSELPFIGGFVGYLSYDLCHHIEKLPRIAIDDVDIPDCFFGLYDGVIIIDHRNKDVYIAAVGVMEDPQNIVNKISNIIYEEEIKGVTIEIDKLDKPVELRSNFTKEEYIAAVNKVKDYIKAGDIYQANLTQRFQCDMKETPYELYGKLRAINPAPFASFIDFGEGHIVSSSPERFIQIKKGLMEARPIKGTRPRGNTPEEDQVNRKDLLTSEKDKAELLMIVDLERNDLGRVSKTGTVKVTELFHLEEYATVYHLVSTIQGEIREDCDVIDCIRATFPGGSITGAPKIRAMEIIDELEPTQRNIYTGSIGYIGLNGDIDLNIVIRTIVCKDDKAYFQVGGGIVWDSDPQMEYEETLHKARALIQALNS, translated from the coding sequence ATGCGTATAGAAAAGATAAATACTTCATTAGATAGTTTTCAACTATACACTATTTTTAAAGACAGATCCTATAGTTTTTTTCTAGATAGTGGGATGGATTATGATAAGTTAGGGAAGTATTCCTTTATAGGCTTTGATCCCTGTGTAGTTTTTAAAAGTAAAAATGATAAAATAGACATTTTAGAAGGGGATCGACGTCAAATCTATTACGGTAATCCCTTTGACAAACTAAAGGAAATCTATAAAAAATATCAGATGGATTACAGCAGTGAACTTCCATTTATAGGAGGGTTTGTTGGTTATTTATCCTATGATTTGTGTCACCACATTGAAAAGCTTCCAAGGATTGCAATAGACGATGTAGATATTCCCGATTGCTTCTTTGGTCTTTATGATGGAGTTATTATCATTGATCATAGGAACAAAGATGTTTATATAGCAGCTGTAGGGGTAATGGAAGATCCTCAAAATATTGTTAATAAAATATCAAATATAATCTATGAAGAAGAGATTAAAGGTGTTACAATAGAGATTGACAAGCTAGATAAGCCAGTGGAATTAAGATCTAATTTCACTAAAGAAGAATATATTGCAGCTGTTAATAAAGTGAAGGACTATATTAAGGCAGGGGATATTTATCAAGCCAATCTAACCCAACGATTTCAGTGTGATATGAAGGAAACTCCCTATGAGTTGTATGGCAAACTTCGAGCTATTAATCCTGCTCCCTTTGCAAGCTTTATTGATTTTGGGGAAGGCCATATTGTTAGTAGCTCCCCTGAACGATTTATACAAATCAAAAAAGGTCTTATGGAAGCCAGACCTATAAAAGGAACTAGACCAAGGGGAAATACACCAGAGGAAGATCAGGTGAACAGAAAGGATTTATTAACCAGTGAAAAGGATAAGGCAGAACTCCTGATGATTGTGGATTTGGAACGAAATGATTTGGGTAGAGTATCTAAAACTGGCACAGTAAAGGTAACCGAGTTATTTCATTTAGAAGAATATGCAACAGTATACCACTTGGTTTCTACTATACAGGGTGAGATTAGGGAGGACTGCGATGTCATTGATTGTATTAGAGCTACATTCCCTGGGGGGTCTATAACTGGAGCTCCTAAAATACGGGCTATGGAAATTATTGATGAACTGGAGCCTACCCAAAGAAATATTTATACTGGTTCCATAGGCTACATTGGACTAAATGGTGATATAGACTTAAATATTGTTATAAGAACAATAGTATGTAAAGATGATAAGGCGTATTTTCAGGTGGGTGGAGGAATTGTATGGGACTCTGATCCTCAGATGGAATATGAAGAAACCCTCCATAAAGCAAGAGCGTTAATTCAAGCTTTAAATAGCTAG